One window of the Saccopteryx bilineata isolate mSacBil1 chromosome 2, mSacBil1_pri_phased_curated, whole genome shotgun sequence genome contains the following:
- the GNGT2 gene encoding guanine nucleotide-binding protein G(I)/G(S)/G(O) subunit gamma-T2 yields the protein MAQELSEKELLRMEVEQLKKEVKSPRALISKTGKEIKDYVEAQAGSDPLLRGIPEDKNPFKEKGTCVIS from the exons ATGGCCCAGGAACTCAGCGAGAAGGAGCTGTTGAGGATGGAGGTGGAACAGCTGAAGAAGGAAGTGAAGAGCCCAAGAGCTCTG ATCTCCAAGACAGGAAAGGAAATCAAGGACTACGTGGAGGCGCAAGCAGGAAGCGACCCTCTTCTCAGGGGCATCCCCGAGGACAAGAACCCCTTCAAAGAGAAGGGCACTTGTGTGATAAGCTGA